In Silene latifolia isolate original U9 population chromosome 3, ASM4854445v1, whole genome shotgun sequence, a single window of DNA contains:
- the LOC141648635 gene encoding F-box protein CPR1-like has protein sequence MGLHRTTCQWWLVANRTSCFGADTPTLKTTNSTTISKLSRFVQYYEDEDPRSNMLRKVSIYSLRTNLWKTIEHEVTRGRLCIDYPVLVQNHLIVMIFYDNHYLVTGIGCFDIKAERWSNDVLLSDILLSEIDSKPTQDGHYCLGVLDGGLRFSFYGENKSTYNVWVMKDFGVKASWVKLMSFIVQGPEAIFNPISYRKGSSHEVLCISKFTGKCFWYNLRDKQLTETGFDTGGFDTNHFSYACICKGSLLNFPGCQPIHSASNE, from the exons ATGGGTTTGCATCGGACTACATGTCAATGGTGGCTTGTTGCGAATCGTACCTCTTGTTTCGGTGCAGATACACCGACTTTGAAG ACGACGAATTCAACGACGATTTCAAAGTTGTCAAGATTTGTCCAATACTATGAAGATGAAGATCCACGTAGTAATATGCTAAGAAAAGTCTCCATTTATAGTTTGAGGACTAATTTGTGGAAAACTATCGAGCATGAAGTGACCAGGGGTCGTCTTTGCATCGATTATCCCGTCCTTGTACAAAACCATTTAATTGTTATGATTTTCTATGATAATCATTATCTCGTGACGGGAATTGGTTGTTTTGATATCAAGGCTGAACGATGGTCTAATGACGTGCTCTTGTCTGATATTCTTTTGAGTGAAATCGATTCCAAGCCAACTCAAGATGGTCATTATTGCCTTGGTGTGCTTGATGGCGgattacgtttttcattttacgGTGAGAACAAGTCGACTTATAATGTATGGGTAATGAAGGATTTTGGTGTTAAAGCGTCTTGGGTTAAATTGATGAGCTTTATTGTGCAAGGCCCGGAAGCGATTTTCAATCCAATTTCATACCGCAAAGGATCATCACATGAAGTATTGTGCATATCAAAATTTACTGGCAAATGCTTTTGGTACAACCTTAGAGATAAACAGTTGACGGAGACTGGATTCGATACTGGTGGCTTTGATACTAATCATTTCAGTTATGCTTGTATATGCAAGGGAAGCCTCTTAAACTTTCCCGGTTGTCAACCGATTCATTCAGCATCCAACGAATAA
- the LOC141648636 gene encoding F-box protein CPR1-like has product MDSRNSPPTICPYPISSKLYTPLLARCESYVLIGCGNNHRWPEALVLLNPITRIYRILPKLCIPDFDGYLKYGMCHCLDDEFNNDFKVVGFVTYFSPHENDLREVNIYSLRTNSWRAVECERTTGQWMDTTVLVQNHLLVMIFYDDDARMTRIGCFDIKAERWSNDVLLPDTISGEISSHSIVDGHYYYLGELDWKLRFSWYDKNKATYTVWVMKKYGDKSSWVKLMSLPVRGIDEVYHPIAYRKGSSHELLYISKYIDKYFWYNLRDKQFTQTGFDSDNHDTNLYFAFTCKGSLSTFPSF; this is encoded by the coding sequence ATGGACTCACGGAACTCTCCTCCTACGATTTGCCCTTACCCTATATCGTCAAAATTGTATACGCCTTTGTTGGCACGCTGCGAATCTTACGTCTTGATTGGGTGCGGCAACAACCACCGTTGGCCTGAAGCTCTCGTCTTGCTCAACCCAATTACACGTATTTATCGTATACTCCCTAAACTTTGCATTCCCGATTTTGATGGCTATCTAAAGTATGGGATGTGTCATTGTTTAGACGATGAATTCAATAACGATTTCAAAGTAGTCGGGTTTGTCACATATTTCAGTCCACATGAGAATGATCTAAGGGAAGTCAACATCTATAGCTTGAGAACTAATTCGTGGAGAGCTGTCGAGTGTGAAAGGACCACGGGTCAATGGATGGATACTACGGTCCTTGTACAAAACCATTTACTTGTTATGATTTTCTATGACGATGATGCTCGCATGACTAGAATTGGTTGTTTTGATATAAAGGCTGAACGATGGTCTAATGACGTGCTCTTGCCGGATACTATTTCGGGTGAAATCAGTTCCCACTCCATTGTAGATGGTCATTATTATTACCTAGGTGAGCTGGATTGGAAATTACGTTTTTCATGGTACGATAAGAATAAGGCGACTTACACTGTGTGGGTTATGAAGAAATACGGTGATAAATCGTCTTGGGTTAAATTGATGAGCCTTCCTGTACGAGGGATAGACGAGGTTTACCACCCAATTGCTTACCGCAAAGGATCATCACATGAACTATTGTATATTTCAAAATACATCGACAAATACTTTTGGTACAACCTTAGAGATAAACAGTTCACTCAGACTGGATTTGACAGTGACAACCATGATACTAATTTATATTTTGCTTTTACATGTAAGGGAAGTCTCTCAACCTTTCCCAGTTTTTAA